A single genomic interval of Spirosoma taeanense harbors:
- a CDS encoding autotransporter outer membrane beta-barrel domain-containing protein: MANNAGNQNTLIGYQAGMASTASANTMLGYRAGASNTTGQFNTFMGVQAGVSNTTGSSNFIMGTNAGSANTTGSANFFLGDNAGAANTTGGFNVYLGSNAGNGSGVNGSNNTAIGFEAGRLNSGGNTNTFVGFRADAGFGNLTNATALGTNARVDISNALVLGSGVNVGIGNSSPSARLHLTSGVANNSGLRLENLTSASPAATNASKFLTVDGSGNVVLANYVAGARVGADGEGVEALWQRKGDYLQSLKGEAIIIGQGVSKTPSGYSLYVGQGILTEKVKVAVRNTAEWSDYVFGPTYKLRSLGEVETYIQQHQHLPGVPSAQQMVEQGNDLHQTDAKLLEKIEELTLYMIEQRTELKALQAQNKQMKKRLSLLEAKPKR, encoded by the coding sequence ATGGCTAACAACGCCGGTAACCAGAACACGCTGATCGGCTATCAGGCGGGCATGGCCAGCACCGCTTCGGCCAATACCATGCTGGGCTACCGCGCCGGGGCCAGCAACACCACCGGCCAGTTCAACACGTTCATGGGCGTGCAGGCCGGTGTCAGCAACACGACTGGTAGCTCCAACTTTATCATGGGTACCAACGCCGGCTCGGCCAACACAACCGGTTCCGCCAACTTCTTTCTGGGCGATAATGCCGGAGCGGCCAACACGACGGGTGGCTTTAATGTGTACCTGGGCAGCAACGCGGGCAATGGATCGGGGGTTAACGGGTCTAACAATACCGCTATCGGCTTTGAGGCTGGCCGACTCAACAGCGGAGGCAACACCAACACGTTTGTGGGCTTCCGGGCCGATGCTGGCTTCGGCAACCTGACTAACGCGACGGCATTGGGTACCAATGCCCGGGTGGATATCAGCAACGCGCTGGTGCTGGGCAGCGGGGTCAATGTCGGCATTGGCAACTCCTCGCCCTCCGCCCGGCTGCATCTGACCAGTGGAGTAGCTAATAATTCGGGTCTGCGATTGGAGAACCTGACCAGTGCTTCACCAGCGGCTACCAATGCCAGCAAATTTCTGACGGTGGATGGCAGCGGCAATGTTGTTCTGGCTAATTACGTCGCTGGGGCGCGGGTAGGGGCCGACGGTGAGGGGGTCGAAGCGTTATGGCAGCGGAAAGGGGACTACCTGCAGAGCCTCAAGGGCGAGGCTATCATTATTGGTCAGGGCGTGAGCAAAACCCCTTCGGGCTACAGTCTGTACGTGGGACAAGGCATTCTGACTGAGAAGGTGAAGGTGGCCGTCAGGAACACCGCTGAGTGGAGCGACTATGTGTTTGGGCCCACCTACAAGCTGCGCAGTTTAGGCGAAGTGGAAACCTACATTCAGCAGCACCAGCACCTGCCGGGCGTGCCCTCCGCGCAGCAGATGGTGGAGCAGGGCAACGATCTCCACCAAACCGACGCTAAACTGCTCGAAAAGATCGAAGAGTTGACTCTCTATATGATTGAGCAGCGGACGGAATTAAAGGCGCTTCAGGCGCAGAACAAGCAAATGAAAAAACGGTTATCTTTACTTGAAGCTAAACCGAAGCGTTAA